The Sphaerochaeta globosa str. Buddy region TATACAAGTTTGTTGGCAAAACTATTTGGATTCGATTATGCATCTCTTCTCTATAGTGATTTAGCCGAAGATAAATTTTCAAGCAGATATAGATTGGCGTCACCAAACGCAGTCGTCAATGCATTTTTTTATCAGGCTCTACGATATATGGAGTTTATTAGTGCTGAAATAGGATTATTGAAAGAATCTCATGAATACAAGCGGGAAGCAGATGAAACAAAAACGATATTCCAAAAGAGCTTTATAAACAGAAAAAGTGGATTGGTGAAAGATTCAGTAACGTCAAGGCATTCTTCTTTACACTCGAATATGTTCGCTTTGGACTTTGGATTAATCCCTGAAGATAGTATTGATAATGTAGTACTTTTCTTGAAATCAAAAGGGATGTCATGTAGTGTGTACGGTTCACAATTCTTAATTGAGAGTCTATTTAAGTATGAAGAGCAAGAGATAGGTTTATCCTTAATGACGGCAGAACAGCAACCGGGTTGGTTGCATATGAAGTATGGTTTAAAAAGTAAGCTCACAACTGAAGCCTGGAGCTTTTACGCTAAACAAGATATGGATATTAATCATGCTTGGGGAACTTCTCCATTAAATCTTATTACCCGATATCTTATAGGAATTAAGCCCGCGAAACCAGGTTTTGTTGAAGTGAACTTTCGCCCGAAATTTGCTTCATTAAGGCGAATTCAGGCTAAGGTACCAACTGCCAAAGGTAGTATTCTTATAGATTATGAAAGACTTGAAAATGTTGTAAGTATTACTATTACAATTCCAGAAGGGGTGACAGTTTTTTTCACAATTCCATTAGAAGCTGACATTGCAACGTTTAGGCTTGATAAAAAGAATGAAATTTCAGCGAATTTTGACACAGAAATAACTATTAATAGTGGTCTACATGATATTTCTTATGAAATTGATTGATTCCCGCAAAAATAGAGACGTATCATATAATATTTTTTTAAAAAAAACAGAAGATAGGTAATGATTAATACTAAGATGGATGTTTCACTATTGATAATTGGTTTTGACCCTTACAAAGATGTTTGGGATGTATATTTCCAGCTTTTGGAACAATACTATCCGGACAGACCCCAAACTTTTCTTGCAACTAATGGAATGCGTCCACAATATCCCAATGTTATAGTCATTCCTACTTCAAATGAATGTGAATGGAGTATGAAAGTAAATAAGTCTTTGGAGAAGATTGATAGTGAGTATATTGTATTACTTCTTGAGGATTTTTTTACTACAAGATCAGTCAATAATTATGAGCTCCAGGAGTTGGTAAGATTAATGGACAACAACTCTTTGAATTATTGCAAACTTCTTAATCAATCGAGAATTAAAGGGAAAAAGTATTTGGGTAAAGACTATCTCAGGGTGATTGACACGAAAGATGAATATGGTATTAGCCTTCAACCTGCCATTTGGCGAAAAAGCTTCCTAAAAGAATTGATAGGTGAGGGAAACTATAATGCATGGATTTTTGAGTTTCAACAAAATAAATATAAAAGACACAATCAAAATAGAATCGATTGTATTGCTGACAAACGGAATATTTTGCAGGTTACTCATGCAGTTGTTCAGAGTAGGTATCTCAGAAGTGCAATTAGAACATTTAGTAAGCAAGGGTATACGATTAAAACCACTCAAAGACCAATGCTATCAAGGAGAGACAATTTCAAATACTGGTTGAAACGTTTCGCTTCCGAGTATACTCCAAAACCATTCAGGATGATTTTGAAAGAAGCAGGTAGATTACTAAAAATCTCTTATGTATCTGATAGGACAGATATAAAGGATAAGCAAGAATGAAGATATTGGTTACAGGTGCAAATGGTTATATTGGGCAAGGCGTCGTCAAGGAGCTTCTAGATAGTGGAAGTGATGTGATTGCTGCAGATTTATGTCTAGATAATATTGATTCACGTGCAACAAAACTAAATATTAATATTTTTAGTCCTAATGTTTCCTATGTGAACCTAGGGTCTCCTGAAGCAGTTCTTCATCTTGCTTGGCGCAACGGTTTTGTTCACAACGCAGCCTCTCATATTGAAGATCTTCCCCTTCATTATTCATTTATAAAAAAAATGATTGACGGTGGAGTAAAGCAACTTGCTGTTATGGGGACTATGCATGAGATAGGTTTTTTTGAGGGTAGTATTAATGAGAACACTCCGACCAATCCACAGAGCCTATATGGAATATCCAAAGATGCATTGAGGAAGATGACAGTTTTGATGTGTAGCCAAGAAAAAATTATTTATCAGTGGATTAGGGCCTATTACATTGTCGGTAACAGTGAATTTGGAAGCTCTATTTTCTCAAAAATCACTAAGGCAGAAAAGGAAGGGGAAGAAGAATTCCCGTTTACGATGGGGCAAAACCAGTGGGATTTTATTGACTACGGAGAGTTTTGCAAACAGATTGTAGCAATTGTCTCTCAGAATAAAGTAAATGGAATCATTAATGCTTGTTCTGGATATCCTGAAAAACTTGGTACTAGAGTTCAGCAATTTATTGTAGATAATGGATATAATATTAAATTGAAGTATGGAGCTTTTCCTGAAAGGCCTTATGATTCCAAGGCGGTTTGGGGCGATAATGGTAAAATATTGCAAATATTGAAAGCTTTTTGATAGCTTTGAAGGGAATACTTGAAAATGAGAGAGTTACTTAAATGGTTTTACATGATCTTTTTTCACCCAATACTACTTCTGGATAATCCTAGAAAGTCATTATTGGTAAGAAGACACTCAGATATAAGATATCATAAGAAAATTGTATTTGGCCAAAATAATAGACTTGGTGAACATTTAAGGATTAATTTTTACAATTCCAATGCGAGATTGGTTTTTGGCAATAATGTTTATATAGGAAATCGGAATTCGTTTCTGCTGGGAGGATCAATCTCAATTGGAAATAATACGATTCTAGCTTCAGATATTCTGATTACTTCTCAGAATCATGGAATGGATCCTGAACATGAATTGCCTTATAGCAAACAAAATCTGACATGTTCTGAGGTAAGAATTGGTGAAGGGTGCTGGATAGGTGAGAAAGTTATCATACTACCGGGGAGATCTATCGGCGATAAGTCAATTGTTGCAGCAGGAAGTGTTATTACAAAAGATATTCCTCCATATACAGTCGTTGCTGGTAATCCTGCAATAATTAAGAAAAGATATGACTTTGAGAAACACGAATGGGTTCGCATATAAATCAAATCTATAAATTTTTGTATTGATTTTTAAAATTCTTACAAAATGATAGAATGTTAGTATTATCCCAAATATAAAAATGGGAATTCAAGAATTGCTTAAAAAATACTTATTTGCATTTGATTGATTGCTGGACACTGGTGGTTGTCATTTTGTAGATTCTTTTGATAAATAGTTACTTTCCAGTTTTGATTACTCTTTTACCAGATTTGAAACCGGTTCTTAGCGCTTTTACAAGAAAAGCGACGGAGCTCTTTTTACTCTATTAGGAAATCAAGAAACAGGTTGCACTGCATAAGATTCACTATTAGGAAGGTGGCATGACGATTCTGATAACAGGAGCCAAGGGCCAGCTCGGCAACGAGCTCTGCAGGATATTGGGGGAAGGTGTCTCCGAGAGGGGGGAACTTCCTCTTTTTTATGAGCGAAGCAGGATTGTTGCCGTCGACGTCGACGAGCTGGACATCACCACATCCGATGCGGTTGACTCCTTCTTCGCCCTGCACAAACCTAATCTCGTCTTCAACTGTGCCGCCATGACCAACGTGGACGGCTGCGAAGGCAACGAGGATGCGGCATATCTTGTCAATGCCGTCGGGCCCAAAAACCTTGCCGTTGCCTGCGAAAGGCATGGGGCGCGTCTGATGCACATCTCCACCGACTACGTATTCGACGGCCTTGGCACAAGACCCTACGTGGAGACCGACGAGCCGGCGCCCAACACCGCCTACGGGCGGAGCAAGCTGGCAGGCGAGCGGTTCGTGCTTGCCTCCTGCAGGAACAGCTGCATCTGCCGCACCGCATGGCTGTACGGCTATATAGGCAACAACTTTGTCAAGACTCTGCTTCGGCTTGCCAGGGAGAAAGGATCGCTGACGGTGGTGGACGACCAGGTGGGCAACCCTACCAGCGCCGTGGACCTCGCCTGGCAGCTGGCGCTGCTTGCGGCATCGCAAGAGACCGGCATCTTCCACTGCACCTGCAATGGTGAGGCGGTGAGCTGGAATGCGTTTGCCAAAAGGATCATGGAGAAGGCGGGACTTGCCGTGGAGGTGAAGGCCTGCACCACAGCCCAGTTCCCCCGGCCTGCAAAACGACCTGCATATTCGGCACTTGAGAACAGACATCTCAGGGAAACGATAGGGGACAGTATGCGTGATTGGAAGGAGGCTTTGGACAGCTTCCTTGTGAACTACCTAGAACAGGAGAGAAGGCAATGAGCAAGACCTACCTGGTTACCGGAGGGGCCGGCTTCATCGGCTCGAACTTCATCCACTACCTGCTGAAGAAGCATCAGGACATTCTTATCGTCAACGTGGACAAGCTGACCTATGCGGGAAACCTTGAGAACCTTAAGTCGGTCATGAACGACAAGCGGCACGTATTCGTACAGGCCGACATCTGTGATGCACAGGCCATGCAGAAGCTGTTCGAACTATACACCATAGACTATGTGGTGAACTTCGCTGCAGAGAGTCATGTGGACCGCTCCATCACCGATCCGGACGTGTTCGTCAGGACGAACGTGATGGGGACGCTGAACCTGCTGAACATAGCCAAGGCCAATTGGACCATGGGTGATGACGCCTACCGCGAGGGTGTGAAGTTCCAGCAGGTCTCCACCGACGAGGTGTACGGCTCGCTGGGTCCCGAGGGCTTCTTCACCGAGACGACGCCCCTGGATCCGCACAGCCCGTATTCTGCCAGCAAGACCTCGGCCGACCTGTTCGTGAAGGCATATGCCGATACATACAAGCTTCCGGTTACCATCACCCGCTGCTCGAACAACTACGGGCCGTACCAGTTCCCCGAGAAGCTCATCCCGCTGATGATCAACAACTGCCTGAACAAGCAGAGTCTTCCGGTGTACGGGGACGGGATGCAGATCCGCGACTGGCTGTATGTTGAGGACCACTGCAAGGCCATCGACCTGGTGCTCCAGAAGGGAAGGGCAGGCGAGGTGTACAATGTGGGAGGGCATAACGAGCAGCCCAACATAGCCATCGTGAGGAGCATCATCGCCTATGTGGGAGAGAAGGTGGACCCAAGCATCGACGAGAGCCTGATAAGGCATGTGACCGACAGAAAGGGACACGACCGGCGCTACGGCATCGACCCGAGCAAGATACGCGAGGAGCTTGGGTGGGAGCCGGAGACGATGTTCGCCGAGGGCATCGGGAAGACCATAGACTGGTACCTTGGGAACCGGCAGTGGATGGAGCATGTGACAAGCGGCTCCTACCAGAATTACTACCAAGAGATGTACGCAAACCGATAGGCAAAGAGGAAAGCAGGTGGGACAATTCACATTCACCAAGACGGATATTGAAGGGGTGTTCGTCATCGAGCCGAGGGTGTTCGGTGATGAGAGGGGCTACTTCATGGAGACCTACAACAAGGCAGATTTCCACAAGGCCGGCATAAATAACGAATTCGTACAAGACAACCAGAGCAAGTCCAGAAAAGGAGTATTGCGAGGCTTGCACTTCCAGAAGCAGTATCCGCAGGCCAAGCTTGTGAGGGTGACCAAGGGCGAGGTGTACGATGTGGCCGTCGACCTGAGGAAGGACAGCCCCACCTATGGGAAGTATGTGGGGGTGCATCTCTCTGCCGAGAAGAAGAACCAGTTCTTCATCCCCCGGGGCTTCGCCCATGGATTCCTGGTGCTCTCGGATGAGGCCGAGTTCACCTACAAGTGCGACGAGTTCTACCACCCTGAGGACGAGGGCAGCATCAGGTGGGATGACCCGATTATTGGGATTCAGTGGCCCGAGATTGGGATTCTTTTTTCATTGAGTGAAAAGGATAAAGCATTGGGTATTTTTCTTGAAAATTGAATTATATTAAAGGAGTCTTTGATGATCTGCCTCATCCTTGCCGCCGGCTATGCAACCCGGCTCTATCCCCTGACCGAGAACTTTCCCAAACCCTTGTTGTCAGTACAGGGAAGGACCGTTCTTGACTGGCTTCTCTCTGATGTTGATGGCATGGAAGAGATAGAGAAGCATGTAGTTGTTTCCAACCACAAGTTCTTCGATCACTTCTCTTCCTGGAAAGAGAATTCATCCCTTACCCATTCTATTGTCGTTCTCGATGATGGATCAACTGACAACTCCAACAGGCTCGGTGCGGTGAGGGACATCCTCTTTGCCATAGACGAGCTGGACCTCGACGAGGACCTGCTCGTCCTGGCAGGGGACAACCTCCTGGACTTCTCCCTCTCCGGTTTTGTCTCCTTCTTTAGGGAGAAGCAGGCCACCTGCATCATGCGCCACTATGAACCTTCCCTTGCAGCCTTGCAAAGGACAGGGGTGGCAACCATTGACTCAACGGACAAAGTATTGGTAATGGAAGAGAAACCCAAGGAGCCCAAGAGCAACTGGGCAGTCCCTCCTTTCTATGTCTACAAGAGGGAGGACCTTCCCCTCATACGCAAGGCCATAGAGTCAGGCTGCAATACCGATGCCCCCGGCTCCTTCATAGCATGGCTGTGCAACCAGACTTCAGTGTATGCCTATCCCATGCCTGGAAAGCGCTGGGACATAGGAAACCTGGAAAGCTATGAGCAGGTCAAGCGGGAGTTTGACGGCTCGTATCTAGATACACAATAATGTTGGTTTATCTGCAACGCCCGGTTTTGGTGATACAAGACCGGGCGTTGCTGTTCTCTCTATTTTTTGTTTTTTTGTATTGCTTTTGTGCCCTTGGTCTTCTGATTCTTGAAAAAAGGAATTTCTATAGATGCCGCAGACACTGGAAAAACTCTTCAAATCACTCTATCCCTGGGCTGAAAGCTCGGATATCCATACCTCCTATGCACCCTACCGTGTGTGTCCCTTGGGAGCCCATATCGATCACCAATACGGCATCATCACCGGCTTTGCCCTGGACAAGGGAGTAACCCTTCGGTTCCTGCTTTCTACCGATGGGGCGGTCAACCTCGACAGTTTGAACTTCCCCGAGCATGTTTCCTTCGATCTGGGAAACATCGGGGAGAAGCAGGGCAACTGGGGAGACTATGCAAAGGGGGCAGCCTTTGCATTGTCTCAGAAGTACCAGCTGCGCAATGGCATCAAGGGAGTGGTGAGGGGAACCCTCCCGGTGGGAGGCCTCTCCTCTTCTGCTGCCGTGGTGTTGTGTTACCTCAATGCCCTTTGCCTTGCAAACAGTATTTCCCTGACTCCCTCCGAGCTGATCAAGACAGCCCTGTTCGCAGAGAATGGGTATGTAGGAATCAATGTGGGGAAGCTCGACCAGTCGTGCGAGGTGCTCTGCAAGAAGCAGCACCTCCTCGCCCTTGATACCAAGGATGATTCCTACACACTCATTCCTGCTCCTGATACCCTCGGCAGCTTTGAGATAGCGATATTCTACTCCGGAGTCTCCAGGGTACTGGGCAGTGGATACAACACCAGGGTGGATGAGGCAAAGAGTGCTGCATACAACCTGAAGGCTCTTTCGGGTATGGAGTATGGTTTGTACAAGGATACCAGGCTCAGGGATGTACCGCCTCAGGTGTATGAAGAGTACAGGGACAGGCTTCCTGAGGTATTTGCCAAGAGAGCCCAGCACTACTATACGGAGATGGACAGGGTAGAGAAGGGTATAGAGGCATGGAAGAGGGGAGACCTGAAAGAGTTTGGAAAGCTGGTGTTTGCCTCGGGGTATAGTTCCATCCATGCATGGGAAACCGGCTCTGCTGAGCTGAGAGCCATCTATGAGATAACAGAGCATGTGCAGGGCATTTATGGATGCAGGTTCAGTGGAGCAGGCTTTAAGGGATGCTGCATGGCTCTTATAGATCCTGCTTGTAAGAAAGAGATAGAGGAGCAGGTGACCAGAGAATACCTAGAGCAGTTCCCCCAATACAAGGGCCTGTTCTCCGTCCATTTCTGTAATGCTGATGATGGTGTGAGGGTGGAGTAGCCAATGGTTTTCTAGAAGGCTGGAGATTTTTTTAATGCATTTTGGAACTTGGACACTTTTGGAATCGATATCAACTTTAAAATTCTCAAGATGAATATTAATTGCAAGGCTTTGACAATTTCTCACTATAAGTATATTTCATTAAGTACATCATATTGTCATCAAAGGAAATTGAATGAGTTCTCAATACAGAATTTCTGTTGCTTTAACAACATTTAATGGTTCTCAGTATATTTATGAACAACTTTTCTCTTTACTTAATCAAACCAGACAACCTGATGAAGTAGTTATTTGTGACGATTGTTCTATCGATAATACAGTAGAAAAAGTAAATCTGTTTATTCAAGAGCATTCCCTTTTTGATAGATGGACTTGCTATATCAATGTGAAGAATCTTGGATATGTTGAGAACTTTCTTGGATGTGCTCAGAAATGCACAGGTGATATAATTTTTTTTAGTGATCAGGATGATGTGTGGGTACATGACAAGGTTGAGATAATTGAAAAAGTGTATCTAGAGCATAATCCATCCGCTGTTGTATCAACCTATAGCATGATCAATTCGGAAGGGGGAAAGTATATAACGCTCTATTCATTATATAAAAACTTTCCTAGTTTGATAAAGCTGAGAAAAGTAAGCCTACCAACCTATCTGCGTCTACTTGGTAGCTCAGGAAAAGCTTTAAGCTTTAGGAGTGAAATGCTTGAGGAGATAATGCAAAAAGTGCATGCATACAATCTAACATATGATACTCCTATTGGAGCTATTGCATTATTTCATGATGGATTTTATCTTCTACACAAGCCACTAGTGAAATTCAGAGTGCATGCTTCAAATACCTCTGCTCCTTCAACCAAGCTTTCACATCGTACTACAGATGTTGGTCATCTTATTACAAGTATTCAACATATTCTAAAAATGCATAGTTTTGTGTACAAAGAGTATGGAGACAGACTTTCTGAGTCAAGAATCAGTTTTCTAAGGAAATCAATTTCCATGCAAGAAAAGAACTTGGTGGCTTTACAACAGGGGAAGATTAATAAGGCATTTATTCATAATAATCTCACACTGAATCCACTTACAAATAAAATATTTGCCTTGGTGCTTATATTGTATGGTATAAGGAATTTGAGAAACTGTTAGAGGAGTAGCAATGAAAGGAATCATCCTCGCCGGCGGAGCCGGCACCCGTCTTTATCCGTTGACCATGGTCACCAGCAAGCAATTGCTTCCCATCTATGACAAGCCGATGATCTATTATCCCCTGTCCACCCTGATGCTTGCCGGCATCAAGGACATTCTGATCATCTCTACTCCCGATGACACCCCTAGGTTTGAGCATCTGTTGGGTGACGGCAGCCAGTTCGGGATTCATCTCTCGTACAAGGTCCAGCCCTCTCCCGATGGCCTTGCCCAGGCGTTTCTGTTGGGTGAGGAGTTCATCGGCTCCGATACCTGTGCCATGGTGCTGGGTGACAACATTTTCTACGGCAACGGGTTTACCCCCTTGCTTAGGAAGGCTGTCTCCGATGCCGAGCAGGGAAAGGCCACCGTGTTCGGCTACTATGTTCTGGATCCCGAGCGTTTCGGGGTGGTTGAGTTTGATGAATCCGGCAATGTGGTCTCGGTTGAGGAAAAGCCCAAGCAGCCGAAGAGCAACTACGCCATCACCGGCCTGTATTTCTACGACAACCGGGTGGTCCAGCTTGCCAAGCAGGTCAAGCCCTCCGCCCGCGGCGAGCTTGAGATCACCGACCTGAACAGGCTGTACCTGGAAGCCGGGGACCTGAAGGTACAGCTGCTTGGTCGTGGTTTCGCTTGGCTGGATACCGGTACGATGGACAGCCTGGTGGATGCAGCAGACTTCGTGCGCATGATCGAGAAGCGGCAGGGCATAAAGATTTCCGCCCCCGAGGAGATATCATTCCGTAATGGATGGATATCCCGGGAGAAGTTGCTGGAGAGTGCCTCCCGTTATGGCAAGAGTCCCTACGGGGAACACCTGAAAAGGGTTGCCGAAGGAAGG contains the following coding sequences:
- a CDS encoding NAD-dependent epimerase/dehydratase family protein, which encodes MKILVTGANGYIGQGVVKELLDSGSDVIAADLCLDNIDSRATKLNINIFSPNVSYVNLGSPEAVLHLAWRNGFVHNAASHIEDLPLHYSFIKKMIDGGVKQLAVMGTMHEIGFFEGSINENTPTNPQSLYGISKDALRKMTVLMCSQEKIIYQWIRAYYIVGNSEFGSSIFSKITKAEKEGEEEFPFTMGQNQWDFIDYGEFCKQIVAIVSQNKVNGIINACSGYPEKLGTRVQQFIVDNGYNIKLKYGAFPERPYDSKAVWGDNGKILQILKAF
- a CDS encoding acyltransferase; protein product: MRELLKWFYMIFFHPILLLDNPRKSLLVRRHSDIRYHKKIVFGQNNRLGEHLRINFYNSNARLVFGNNVYIGNRNSFLLGGSISIGNNTILASDILITSQNHGMDPEHELPYSKQNLTCSEVRIGEGCWIGEKVIILPGRSIGDKSIVAAGSVITKDIPPYTVVAGNPAIIKKRYDFEKHEWVRI
- the rfbD gene encoding dTDP-4-dehydrorhamnose reductase — its product is MTILITGAKGQLGNELCRILGEGVSERGELPLFYERSRIVAVDVDELDITTSDAVDSFFALHKPNLVFNCAAMTNVDGCEGNEDAAYLVNAVGPKNLAVACERHGARLMHISTDYVFDGLGTRPYVETDEPAPNTAYGRSKLAGERFVLASCRNSCICRTAWLYGYIGNNFVKTLLRLAREKGSLTVVDDQVGNPTSAVDLAWQLALLAASQETGIFHCTCNGEAVSWNAFAKRIMEKAGLAVEVKACTTAQFPRPAKRPAYSALENRHLRETIGDSMRDWKEALDSFLVNYLEQERRQ
- the rfbB gene encoding dTDP-glucose 4,6-dehydratase, with translation MSKTYLVTGGAGFIGSNFIHYLLKKHQDILIVNVDKLTYAGNLENLKSVMNDKRHVFVQADICDAQAMQKLFELYTIDYVVNFAAESHVDRSITDPDVFVRTNVMGTLNLLNIAKANWTMGDDAYREGVKFQQVSTDEVYGSLGPEGFFTETTPLDPHSPYSASKTSADLFVKAYADTYKLPVTITRCSNNYGPYQFPEKLIPLMINNCLNKQSLPVYGDGMQIRDWLYVEDHCKAIDLVLQKGRAGEVYNVGGHNEQPNIAIVRSIIAYVGEKVDPSIDESLIRHVTDRKGHDRRYGIDPSKIREELGWEPETMFAEGIGKTIDWYLGNRQWMEHVTSGSYQNYYQEMYANR
- the rfbC gene encoding dTDP-4-dehydrorhamnose 3,5-epimerase, with protein sequence MGQFTFTKTDIEGVFVIEPRVFGDERGYFMETYNKADFHKAGINNEFVQDNQSKSRKGVLRGLHFQKQYPQAKLVRVTKGEVYDVAVDLRKDSPTYGKYVGVHLSAEKKNQFFIPRGFAHGFLVLSDEAEFTYKCDEFYHPEDEGSIRWDDPIIGIQWPEIGILFSLSEKDKALGIFLEN
- a CDS encoding nucleotidyltransferase family protein, which encodes MICLILAAGYATRLYPLTENFPKPLLSVQGRTVLDWLLSDVDGMEEIEKHVVVSNHKFFDHFSSWKENSSLTHSIVVLDDGSTDNSNRLGAVRDILFAIDELDLDEDLLVLAGDNLLDFSLSGFVSFFREKQATCIMRHYEPSLAALQRTGVATIDSTDKVLVMEEKPKEPKSNWAVPPFYVYKREDLPLIRKAIESGCNTDAPGSFIAWLCNQTSVYAYPMPGKRWDIGNLESYEQVKREFDGSYLDTQ
- a CDS encoding galactokinase family protein produces the protein MPQTLEKLFKSLYPWAESSDIHTSYAPYRVCPLGAHIDHQYGIITGFALDKGVTLRFLLSTDGAVNLDSLNFPEHVSFDLGNIGEKQGNWGDYAKGAAFALSQKYQLRNGIKGVVRGTLPVGGLSSSAAVVLCYLNALCLANSISLTPSELIKTALFAENGYVGINVGKLDQSCEVLCKKQHLLALDTKDDSYTLIPAPDTLGSFEIAIFYSGVSRVLGSGYNTRVDEAKSAAYNLKALSGMEYGLYKDTRLRDVPPQVYEEYRDRLPEVFAKRAQHYYTEMDRVEKGIEAWKRGDLKEFGKLVFASGYSSIHAWETGSAELRAIYEITEHVQGIYGCRFSGAGFKGCCMALIDPACKKEIEEQVTREYLEQFPQYKGLFSVHFCNADDGVRVE
- a CDS encoding glycosyltransferase; amino-acid sequence: MSSQYRISVALTTFNGSQYIYEQLFSLLNQTRQPDEVVICDDCSIDNTVEKVNLFIQEHSLFDRWTCYINVKNLGYVENFLGCAQKCTGDIIFFSDQDDVWVHDKVEIIEKVYLEHNPSAVVSTYSMINSEGGKYITLYSLYKNFPSLIKLRKVSLPTYLRLLGSSGKALSFRSEMLEEIMQKVHAYNLTYDTPIGAIALFHDGFYLLHKPLVKFRVHASNTSAPSTKLSHRTTDVGHLITSIQHILKMHSFVYKEYGDRLSESRISFLRKSISMQEKNLVALQQGKINKAFIHNNLTLNPLTNKIFALVLILYGIRNLRNC
- the rfbA gene encoding glucose-1-phosphate thymidylyltransferase RfbA, which translates into the protein MKGIILAGGAGTRLYPLTMVTSKQLLPIYDKPMIYYPLSTLMLAGIKDILIISTPDDTPRFEHLLGDGSQFGIHLSYKVQPSPDGLAQAFLLGEEFIGSDTCAMVLGDNIFYGNGFTPLLRKAVSDAEQGKATVFGYYVLDPERFGVVEFDESGNVVSVEEKPKQPKSNYAITGLYFYDNRVVQLAKQVKPSARGELEITDLNRLYLEAGDLKVQLLGRGFAWLDTGTMDSLVDAADFVRMIEKRQGIKISAPEEISFRNGWISREKLLESASRYGKSPYGEHLKRVAEGRIQY